CTTGGCGATAGCACGACGTCACCGTCTTACAGCCCGCAACTACATGTCCGAAGACACAGTGGAAGAACGCAGTCAGAATCCTGCTAAGCGATCGATGATGACCTCGGATCACAGAATCATCGACCGGATAGAAGGGACATGCAGGCTTGCAACCAGGGCCTCAATAAACGCTCATTATGACAAGAATGCCAAGAGCGACAAGACTTTTTTTCTGTGGCACACCATGCTTTGCTTGAGTCGATGAGCATCGTTGGAGGCGAAAACGCCCAGGCCGCCAAGGGAAAGCAATCAGACCCAACCAAACGACCCCAAACGAGAGACCGAAGGTTCAAATATTTTCGTGTTAATCCTTGCTCGAGGAAGTGTCAACGTGCAGGATTTCTCGTTCAGCCTGATCGACAGCCACCATCTTGACTCTACTCGCCAATGGCCTTTCGTGAGAGATACAGAATAATACGCACGCGACCATATTCAGAAAAGAGAACATCTCTTGGATGCACGAGGGGGAGATAAAGGGCCCCTCCCCCGCCTGAGGGATCCCTTGGCGCTCAACTCAACCTAACTCTGTCTCCCCAACCGTCGAGTTTAATGCATCCGGGAGGCGGTCCCGGTTGTTGTTACTATTACCTATCGGACAAGGGTGAGCGAGCTAATCTTGACAATTAGAAACTCTGTTTATTAGTTATCGCTGTTAAGCTGAAGTTGGGAAAGCTTGGCGTGAACTTCGCTTGACTAAGTGATGCATGGTTGAGACAATAATGTAGGTTGTGATAACGTTAACGTCGTTAATTAACATAGCTTAGAAACAGTCTCCAAAAACCCAATTCGCCAATCCCCAACACCTTAAACACTCTAGGTCTTGTTAGACCTTGGCCATATGATGAAGACAGCACTTCCAATCACCTCCAGGTCCCTGCCTGAAGACGCTATGACACCAAGCCTCCGTCGCCAACATCTCTCCATTCTGGAGCTTCCACGCAGTGACGCGGTAGTTGAGCGCTGAAGCCATGAGGTCGATCTCTACGAACTCAGGCTCGTCGTGGATCTTGTATGCCGTCCATGGCTCGTAGCCGTCCTCCATGTATTCATCCAGAGAGGGCTCGGTGCGGGGTGAGTACACCTTTTGGTCTGGTTCGCAGAGGACGGCGTCCTTGGTGATGTATTTGCGCATGATCTCTGGCTTTTCGGATGTTAGGGCGCGCCAGAGAAGGGCGGAGGCGTCGAGGGTGCCCTCTTTGTTGCGGTACTTGATTGTTCCCTTCTTTGGTTCGCCCATTttgatggtggtggtttAGTGAGAGGTTGTAGTTTGGTGAGAGATTTTGTGATAAGGTGAGTTGGTTGAGATAAGATTCACAGttgacgaagacgaagatgatgagagtgagTGATATGAGGATTCCCCCTCTTGAATTGACGTAGATATTGGTATTTCTTGAATCTGCATCTTCAAAAACCTGGCATCGTCGGATCCCTGCTTATCCTGACGTCACAGCCGCGCAAACCCTCCAAGCAGGATATTCCCGACATCCAATTGCAAGAAACTCTGCATTACAGCAACAGGTTATTCAATTCTATTTCACATGCTCTATTCTTGCTTTTTTGTCGTTTCTAGAAGATTGTCTCACCTCATGCCCGTCATCGCACTGCAGTCTTGGCGTTGAGAACAGACACCACCACGTTTCTCTGCCATTCGATATCGTGATTTACAGTCTATTCTTGGACGGGAAGGTGTTCGCTTTCAACAAATTTTAGTTTAACGATAGACTCGTTGCCAAGAAGAGCCTTCAAAAGGCTAGACTTTGGAGAGGGGAAAAGTGGATGTGACGTCAAACAAGGGGTCCAGACAAGACCCTGTGAGTTTGTTGAAtaatagtttcttatattCATCATGTCGTGACTCGTTACAACTTTCGTCAAAAAACTAAATACAATATTTCCCATGGTTCTTGTTATAGCCAAGCAACCTGTACACTATTCAGATTAACCGTGTCTTTTTTTCCATCCACGCCGATTCTGTAGTAAACAAGAAAACGAATTGCGTCGTGCAATATTTGTCTATAGAcaaacagaagaagaaaacgTTCGTCGAGAACATAACTTAGTGAAATCTCTCCTTGATGTACACCATGGCTGCGAATCCAGCGCAGCACTTTGTGCTCATCTCATGCTTGCACCAAGGACACTTCACCGTCATGGTAACACTTCCCGCAAAATCTGTTGAGCCAGCGCTCAGTACACCATCGGGGTTAGACATGGCTTCGTAGAGTCTGCTTGGCATATCATGGTAGCGCATGCAAGCGCAGCACTCGACAAACATCTTGGCGCTTGGTTCGCCGTGATTCTGATGCTCTAGGTTCGATTGGCGTCGGAGCGTCTTGATTGTTGCTTCCGGGTCGGAGACGGTCGATCTATGGCCGCTCTGAACGGAGCGCAGACGCCCTTTGCTTCGGGGTTTGTGCTTGAGAGGGGGAtatgttggtgttgaggcgaAGCTTGTCTCGTCGGAGGAGACGGGTGTTCGGCGGGGTGTTGAGCTGCGGAGGTTGGCGTTTGAGAAGGCTTCCATTACTCTGTTGGCTGCTTCTTGGATGGGATCGATTTCGGGGTCGGAGGGGTTGGTGTCGAAACGATCGATGGGCGCCATTTGGGGGGAGTTTGTGTAGGACCAGTAGGGACTGATGGGGCCGGCGGTTGCGTGCATTGAGGGTTTGATGGTTGCGATGTTGGGGGAGTGGCCCATTTCGGATTGGGGAGGGGATGTGTGTGGTGTGCTCATGGGAGATACGGTTTGGATCCCATCGGAATATGAGGACTCTGATGAGCTTGTAGTAGGTCGACGGCCAGTTGGTGAGCGTGTAGTTCCTGGGGTGAGATGCTTGACCGGAGCATGAACGTGCTGCGTACGAATGGGGGCATCATTAGCACCAGTCAATCCCTTCGACACTGGCAAATCCGTCTTTGGTGGCACAGGCGGCCCAACAGAAGATGTAGTGCTCATCTTAGAAGAAGTACTCTCCTTACTCATCGTCGAAGAAACCGAGCTCTGCGCAGAATGACCTCTGCTGAACGCACTCTTGGCAGCATCCTTAAGCTTCCATTTCGTGGGCACAGTGGGTTCTGAATCAGCAGTGATCGGTTTTGGTCGCACACCCGGCGAAGTCTGTTCATAACGGATGCTCGGGGGATTATGTCTGAACAGCTTCTCCTTGGACTTTGATGACTCGACCGGGGCGCTCTTGGCTTCATCGGACGCTGGTTGGTTGTGGTTGAGTCGTGTGAGGAGTGTGAGAGATCCTCgctttgagcttcttctgggaGGTGTTGGAGGGATGGAAAGGcctgatgctgttgatgagcgtcggggttggggttggggttgTGTTGAGGTTGTTATTGGGGGGCGGGAGACGGTGATTGTATCTTGCTGGGGAGGTTTTTCGGTGTCTTTGGGCTTGACGGCTTGTTTCATGCTCTGGTTTGAAGAGCGAGGTGTGACGCCTTGTTCGCCGTCTTTGGTCGAGccctcatccttcttgataTAAAGACCGCCTCGTCTGTTCAGACCTTGGGCTTTGTTATACAAGATCTCGCTGTCGGGTGTATGCGCGGTGTTCTGATCACCCTCATCGTCCGTGTCGGCGACTGCACAATCATCACTGACAGAACCACGTCGAGCTCGGGCGCTCCACAGGTAGATATTGACTGAACCCCTTCGATTAGGCGACTTGGGCGGTTTCGATTGGCCCCTCGCTCCGGATGTGTTGATCGAGATAGGCGGGTACGCTCTTCGTTTGgcatcttcctctttctGTAGGGGATTGACCTTGAGGGGTGTGAATGACCCATGGCCCAGGAACGACTTTCGCATAGCCGGATGGACCCTGCTATCACCCTTGGCCTGGTCCTCGAGGACTTTCTGGTGGAaatcctccttcttcttctcaagcttcttgccgCCCAAGAAACCAGTAGCGCTGGTCTCATCGAATGAAGCACGCTTGATCTCGAATGACTTGCGGAAGATGGAGGTAAGCGAGCTGGAGCGACTGCGTCTGGGCTCTTCAGGATCGTCGTTGTTTCTACCAATCGAGAATCCCAATAAGCTCGACGAGCGAGATCGTCGCTTCTGTGTGGTTTGAGGCGGCTCAGTTGTGCTGCGTCCTTGAGTTCCAAGGGACGGAGGCGGCGGTTGAGGTTTGCTCAATTTTCGACCGCGAGGCTTGGGAGCGTTCTTCCAAGCTTCTTCGAGAGCTTGGTTCATTGCTAATTCTTGttccttctccttcgcctttcgtttctcttcctcttttcGCTGGAGCTCCTttcgcttctcttctttcttctccttcttctgaCGCTCGTATGCTTCCCAAGTGGGTGATTGACACACAGAGCGCTGCTCTTCCACATCAGGGGGGAACATGAACGCCACGGTCTTGTGACCGGGCTTGTCGTCTTTGAGCTGCTCCGATGAGGATGATTGAGAAAGATTCTTTCCAACGGGCTTTCGGGGGATCATGTTTGGCGACTCTGAGCGCTCAGGAGCTGAGAAGAGCGGAGGAGGAACAGCGGAGTAGTTTCGAACAGGTGTAGGACCTTTCTTATCCTTCGGCACCAATTCAAAACGACGAGGAGGGTGGCCTGGACTGGGTGGTACTGAGCCACTGCTATCAGTGCATGCCGGAGATGGAGGCACAGAGCCTTGATGTGTTCGCTGAAACTGTGTGAGTACGTCAGCCAAACCCTCCAGAATCCCGCCAGTTTCTGTGCTTACATTGAGCTTCTTTTCCAGATCGAGCA
This genomic stretch from Fusarium oxysporum f. sp. lycopersici 4287 chromosome 2, whole genome shotgun sequence harbors:
- a CDS encoding hypothetical protein (At least one base has a quality score < 10), which gives rise to MGEPKKGTIKYRNKEGTLDASALLWRALTSEKPEIMRKYITKDAVLCEPDQKVYSPRTEPSLDEYMEDGYEPWTAYKIHDEPEFVEIDLMASALNYRVTAWKLQNGEMLATEAWCHSVFRQGPGGDWKCCLHHMAKV